The nucleotide window CCGGGCCGCTTGTGCAACTGCTCCGTGACGCCGGCGCGCGTGAAGTCCATGTGCGTGTGGCGTCGCCGCCTGTGCGCCATCCCTGTTTCATGGGGGTTGACATGGCGACTTACGGCGAACTGATTGCCCACCGCTACGATATTGAGGAAATTCGCCGCCATATCGGGGCGGACAGTCTCGCGTATCTGAGTCTGCCCGGCTTGTTGCAGGCAGTGTACTGCGGCATGGGCGAACCGACCGAGCCGCGCCACTGCACCGCTTGCTTCTCCGGCGACTATCCGCTGGACGTGCCGGAATGGTTGTTTGCCGAGGATCGGAGTAAAGTGCTCTTTGAGAACTAGGAGGAAGACGATGCGCAACATCCTTGTCATTGGCGGCGGCGGTCGTGAGCACGCTTTGGCGTGGGCGCTGGCGCGTTCCCCCCGTGTGCGGCACGTGTACGTCGCGCCGGGCAACGCCGGCACGGAATGGCCCGCCAACCCCAACGCCACGGGCTTGGCGCCTCGTGCAAGCGCCAGCCGCGTGCCCATCGCGCCGGATGATTTCGATGCGTTGATTGCCTTTGCCCGCGAACACGATGTGTACATGGCGGTTGTGGGTCCCGAAGCGCCGCTGGCGGCTGGTATTGTGGATGCCTTCCAGCAAGCCGGCGTGCCGATTTTCGGTCCCTCGCAAGCCGCGGCGCAAATCGAAGCCTCGAAAGCGTTTGCCAAAGCCTTCATGGAGCAAACGGGCATTCCCACAGCGGCGCACGCCGCCTTCACCGATTACGACGCGGCACGCGCCTACCTGCGACAACATCCCGCGCCTGTGGTGGTCAAAGCCAGCGGCCTGGCGGCTGGGAAGGGCGTTATCGTGTGTGAAACGCAGGAAGAAGCCGAAGCCGCGTTGCGCATGATAATGGTGGACCGGGCGTTTGGCGCGGCGGGCGATGTGGTGGTCATCGAGGAATTTTTGCAAGGTCCCGAAGTCTCGGTGCTGGCGTTCAGCGATGGGCGTACCGTGAAACGCATGCCCCCCGCCCGCGACCACAAGCGCATTTACGAGGGCGACCGTGGTCCGAACACCGGTGGCATGGGGGCGTTTGCGCCCCCGCCCGACGTAGACGAAGCGTTGCTGGATGAAATCGAAGCCACCATCTTGCGCCCGGCTGTCCAGGGCATGCTGGAACGTGGAACGCCCTACGTGGGCGTGCTCTACGCCGGCTTGATGCTCACGCAGGATGGCCCCAAAGTGCTGGAATTCAACTGCCGCTTTGGCGACCCGGAAACGCAAGCCATCTTGCTTCTGCTGGAAAGCGACCTGCTGGACGTCTTCGAGGCGTGTCTGGCGGGGCGTCTGGATGAAACCAACGTGCAATGGCGCGACGGCGCGGCGGCGACGATTGTGCTGGCGTCGCCGGGCTATCCGGGGGCGTACCCCAAGGGCTTGCCGATTGAAGGCGTCGAGCGGGCGGCGGCGCACGAAAATGTGGTCGTGTTTCACGCCGGCACCGCGCGTGATGAAGCGGGGCGGCTTGTGACCGCCGGCGGGCGTGTGCTCAACATCAGCGCCTACGACGCTGATTTGGAACGCGCCTTGCAGCGTGCATACGCAGCGGTCGAAGAGATTGCGTTTGAAGGTATGCAATACCGGCGCGATATTGGCAAAACGGTTGTTGAAGAGCAATGAGCAAGGGAGCATGAGATGACGCCGGAATCCAAAGCGTATCGCGAAGCGGGTGTGGACATTGAAGCCGGTAAACGCGCCACTGACCTGATGGCGGAGGCGGTCAAGTCTACCTACACGCCGGAGGTGTTGGCGGGCTTGGGGGCGTTTGGTGGCCTGTTCGACGCGGCGCGGCTCAAAGCCATGCAGGCGCCGGTGTTGGTGGCTTCCACCGATGGCGTGGGCACGAAAACGCTGGTCGCGGCGCGGCTCAATCGCTGGGAAACCATTGGGCAAGACCTGGTGAATCACTGTGTGAACGATATTCTGGTGCAGGGCGCTGAACCGCTTTTCTTCCTGGATTATGTTGCCAGCGCCCGCCTTGCGCCCGAACAGGTGGC belongs to Ardenticatena maritima and includes:
- the purD gene encoding phosphoribosylamine--glycine ligase encodes the protein MRNILVIGGGGREHALAWALARSPRVRHVYVAPGNAGTEWPANPNATGLAPRASASRVPIAPDDFDALIAFAREHDVYMAVVGPEAPLAAGIVDAFQQAGVPIFGPSQAAAQIEASKAFAKAFMEQTGIPTAAHAAFTDYDAARAYLRQHPAPVVVKASGLAAGKGVIVCETQEEAEAALRMIMVDRAFGAAGDVVVIEEFLQGPEVSVLAFSDGRTVKRMPPARDHKRIYEGDRGPNTGGMGAFAPPPDVDEALLDEIEATILRPAVQGMLERGTPYVGVLYAGLMLTQDGPKVLEFNCRFGDPETQAILLLLESDLLDVFEACLAGRLDETNVQWRDGAAATIVLASPGYPGAYPKGLPIEGVERAAAHENVVVFHAGTARDEAGRLVTAGGRVLNISAYDADLERALQRAYAAVEEIAFEGMQYRRDIGKTVVEEQ